Part of the Suricata suricatta isolate VVHF042 chromosome 8, meerkat_22Aug2017_6uvM2_HiC, whole genome shotgun sequence genome, TGGCCCCTGATCCGGACCTCTCATCCAAACTCTTTCTGCACCCTCACCCCCATATTCATTCTCattcacttttctctcttctcctcagaCACATCTTAGCAACCCAACCTCCCTGCTTTAGTCAGAGCCTCAGTGGGCTTGGTCTTGGCTTTTGGTTCATGTTTGTGATTAGCCTTTTACGAGCCTATCCCTCCAGGGACTGGGTGCCCTAGTCTTCAAACCAAAGGTGTTTCCCCAGTGTAGGCTACTAAGTGTTTAACGACAGAATGAGCAGGCTGGGACAAGCAaacgtgcacgcgcacacactgCCCTTCTGCTACCCAAGAGTTTGGCCACCTCCCCCACTAGAGCCAAACCCGTGCAACTGGTCCCAATAAGGCTTTTGAGAAACCCTGGAGTGGAGGAGACGACAGTGACTGGAGAACAAAGTGACAGAGACCCATGGtggtgttggggtgggggaaCCTGGACTGCCGAGGTCCCCGAGACAACAGAGTATCATGGCAAACCAAGAGGTGATTGGGAACCCTGCACCAATGCACTGCGGAAGattgtttctcttctctgagcTTCGATTTCCGTATTTATGTAATGGGGCTCTGGCCGAGGGGGCCTCCCAGGACCCTTCGTGCATGTGCTGGAGGACTGggacaatgtgtgtgtgtgtgtgtgtgtgtgtgtgtgtgtgtgtggagagagagagagagagagagagagagagagagagtgtgtgtgtgtgtgtgtgtgtgtcgtaGTGCTGTTCTTATTGGAAGTAGAGCCATAGATCTTGTTGGTTTCAAACTGGGGGTTGGCACAAATGGTGCTACTATAACTATTTGCTCTTATTCAAATTTTCAGGGGGAGTCATGACAGAGACTTCAAGAAATCTGTAGCCTATCCCATTTAGGCCATGGAGTCCCCAACACCTTTAGAAGTCcttcctggggcatctggctggctcagttggaagagcatgtgactcctgatctaagggttgtgagttcaagtcccatgttgggtgtagagcctacttaagaaagaaaaaatccttcCCCAACCTACATATCCAACAGTATCCCCTTACCCACATACTGAAATCCAGCCAGATGATCCCCACTCTTCTAACTTTGCTCACATCTGGAATGCccatcccctttctctgcatttgtAAACCCAAATTCTGTTCATTCTGCAGAGCCCTGGTTCAAAGACATCCCCTCTGGGAAGCATTCCTAAACTTCCACCAGATAGGAAATAATTTGGCCTTCCATCGCACTTCATCCACTCTGGCCCTTATGGCACTTACCACTCTTTGTCCTGATTTTGGGGTGATGGATGTCCCTATTCTAGATTTCCTTTTAGACTGAGTCTCCTGGAGAACAGAAGCAGTGTCAGGCTTTTATTTCTCCAGGGCCTGGTACTTGAATAGATCTAATAAATACTAATTTATAGGAGCATGTCTTACTGGATCCCCTCCATGACTTCCTTGCTGTAGGTGGATATGCTGTGCCTATtctacaggtgaagaaactgaggcccagagacttATCTGAGATCATCCAGGAAGGTGAAGGCTGAAACTCACCAGCACCCCCTAGTGCTCCCTAGCTAGTGAAGGTAGTCTTCCTGCCCCGCTGCGAGGGTGTAAAAGAGGCAGCTCCATATGCTTGGTATGTGCTGAGGTCACCTTGCCACTGCCTTTTCTTCTGCCCTTCTGTCCTatctcttcatcttcttctctctcttctagcttcaacttctctcctttttcttttcttttcctttggcttcctttccttttcttccatcacCTTCCTTACCTCTGTACCTGTGATTCTGTTAGGATTTCTACCCAAGGCCCTGTCCCCTCCACCACCTGCTGGCCTCTATTTTGCTGCCCAGCTCCTCCCTGAGGAGAAGTTTGATGCCTATCTTGCTCTCCACCTCAACCCTGAAATTAACTAAGAGGACTCAGGCCAGGGAAGCATCCaattatttttctcccctttttgttCCGCCCATTTCAACCAGTTGGGAGAGCTGTTTATGGGAGCAGACAGAAGGCCTGAATTTGTCCTCCAAAGCTTTGTCTTAAGAGCTTGGTGGTACCAGCTTCCACCACTAGGAGACATCACGAGCAAGGAAAGCGTGGACACAGCCGGTGCTAGGGTCCCAGTGTGAACCTCGCTCATTCCcctattcactcactcattcatttattcaatatattctGAGCACTAACTATGGACCAGACAGTGTTCCAGGGACTAGGGATACAGAACATCCCCCCTCATCTTGGAGCTCACATACTGGCAGAAAGGGACacttaaaagtaaacaaacacatTCTCAAAGATAATTACAGATTAGGTTGAGAACTATGAAGCCAATAAATGAGGTGATGAGTTGGAGAGTAGCTAGGTGTTGGTTGATGTCAGAGGCAGCTCTTATGAGATTTTATTTGAGCTGAGACAGGACAGAGGGTAAGCCTGCCTGGTAGCAAGCCTAAGAGGTGAGGTTCCAGACAGAAGGAACGGCAAATATGAAGGATCCTGATTTGTTTGGACCTCCACAGAAAGGCTAGTGGGCTAGAGtttagtgagagagggagggagagtgccACGAGATGAAGTTGGAGATACGTAGCAGGGATTTTATGGAAAGTGATGTAAGAGCTTTGGGcaagagaaaaactgaattttttaaatcgaTTGTTGTAGTTAGTATTCACAACTATGTAAATATTCATTGCTGAATACTATGTATGATTACATTTCATTTATCACACAAGGTTTCATTTTCCATTGGCATTGATAActgcctcatttattttcatttgctaattttCTATGTAATTAGCATTAATTCATTGTACATCTTCCATTAACCTTCCAATTTTTCACACAATTAAATGTATCGATACTCTTATCAGGTCCATGTTCCTTTTCCTGGGAGCCTTCAGGCTCCTATTCCAGTGTGCTATGCCTGTTCCAGACTGGTTGATTGCACTCTAGGCCTGCTGTAGAGCCATGACCTTGAGACCTCCCTTCACCTTCTCTGTGCCGGCTTGGGTTTCCGGGActccatatttttctctttcctggtttGCCCCCATGTTTTCCTGGAGAACATCTTCCAGCAGTTTATTGTGAGAGCCCCTTGGGATGAAACCACTTTGATACTTTGCAtgtctaaaaatatctttattctacTTGTTTGAAAAAATGTGGCTAGGTATAGAATTATACAGAGAAAATCATTTACCTCAATCTTCATGGTCTTTTAGCTTCCAATTCCCTTTTGAAAAGTCTGATACCATtctaatctccagaacttttttttttacattttatttatttgagagagagagggcaagagagagagagcaagcagggggagaggggaagagagagagaatccccaacaggctccgcactgccagtctgatgtggggctcagactcacaaaccatgaaatcatgacctgagtcaaaccaagagccagatgttcaactgactgagcacccaggagcccatCCCCAGACCTTTCTACatattcttcccctccctcagaaGAATGGACTTTGGAGTCACACTAACAGATGGCTTGTGCAACTTTGGACAAATTTCCtaatctctctgcacctcagctTCCTTGTTTGCAAAATGGGATTGCTGGCAGttcaaatgaattaatatatataaagctgTTCTCTTTACCTCtggcattttaaagtttaataaaattagtGTATGTCAGTTTTCACTCACTATGGTGGGAAGTCAGATGTGTGAtatttacaactttttaaattttagaaaacttttttgtattattttacttttttttcttcccatttgctTTATTACCTCTTTTAGGAATTCCTTCTATATGTTGAGCCTCCTGGCTCACCTCTAatttccattacatttttttcttctattgtacatcttttgttgttgttctactTTCTGATAAAGTTACtcgatttttttaaatcaatatttaatgtttatgttgagagacagacagaatgcaagcagggcagaggcagagagagagacacacacagaatccaaagcaggcttgaggctctgagctgttagcacagagcccagtgcagggctcgaacccatgaatggcgagatcatgacctagttgaagtcagaggctcaaccgactgagccactaaacTCCCCCAACTTTACTGAGAGTCTTCtactgattttcttaattttagtaatattttatattctaagtGCTTTGTTCTCCTGTCTTTTTATGGacactttatattattttacctctttttttttttcttctgctccctGTATTGTCTCtggagttatttttctttttgctttgacTTCTTTCAAGTTAGAGGCTTACCTCAAATGTCTGGTGATCCTTAACTGCTTATATTTAAGAACGAGGCATTAAAAAGAATGTGCTTGGGTGAAACTTTTTATATGGGAGTCTTCCTGGAATAGGAATTTTCACTGGGGGCTCCCTAAAtgtttatagggttttttttttctgggcacattctttttcttcagagGAGCACAAGTGGTATAAGCTTCCTGGACATTGTTTTTAATAGCCAAGGTGAGGGGGCTGGGAcagtctcatttttctctttattcttgtttttggTCAGGCCTCTGTTCTCTACTGTGGTGTCCCTGACTacgcagtatttttaaaatttatttttcagaaagtaaaCCTCCCTTTACCTACAGAAGTCAGAGGCAGTCATCTGGCTTGGTGATACTGGGGAAAGATTTGAGAACTTCCAAGATCTCATTGTACTTACCCTGTACATAAACTTCCAACGAGTATCTGTCTTTATCCCTACCCTTAACCCCTTAGTACCCTCAGAGCAGATCTCCTTGCTTCCTAGTAGTATTTCCCAACTCTGAAGGCATTTACTTTGGCTTCCTCTATTCTGCTAAGTCAGTTACCCTTCTTCTacctacttctatttttttttaagaactgttgatacctttcttttgctattttctttcccACCCTCTAGTCCTTGGGCTATATGCCTTTTGAGTCCTTTGCCATCAGCTGAGGGGGAGGGTGCAAAACTAAATCTAGGTGTTAAACCCACTGGTCCAGGATTAGGGAAAACATTCTCATTCTCAACTTGCCAAACTCTATCAATTAGCTCATTTTATAAGACTGTAAAAGATTCAGAATTCCAAGAATCCAAACAGTAGTCAGGAGAATTTTTCAACAaagtcctttttatttatttcactagaAATCACTCTTTGATTAAATCACCAGAAATTTTCAGTGCAAGATTTAACATCTCAACGACCATCGAGGCTTGGGCTCTGGggcttgctctgcctctcccagtcCTTAAAggggtttagagagagagacgTCATGAACAGAGACCAAATCAGATGGTTGCAGGTCCTCCTTTCCCAGTCATTGGACAAGCTGCTCAATTCTTGCCCAGAGTAGGAAAGAGCCAGTATTTCTgaaaaatctaatgaaaaattTGACATTGCAACGTAAGATCTCTCTTACCAATTTAGATTTACCAACAGTATTGGTCCAAACTTATTTTCTTCTGATATAAGTCATTTTGCAATTTATCTTTTTtggtacatatttaattttaataatctcaCCCCCTGTGCATAGACATGAATCAACCCAATgctaaaaaaaatccctcaaggCAGAAGAGCCTCATCCTGCTCTTGGAAAGAAGTAACAGaggtttttctgcttctcttccatGTAAGAGATGAACAAAGGACACCTTGAAGTGCAAAGTGTTACTTCTGGCCTTGGAATGTGCAGCTTGTGATGAGCTGATTCAAATCGCCTACAAAGGGCCGCTGGAACTACGACACAGGAAACCTTCTTTGGaaatctcttcttaaaataaagttttgagAATCGTCCATGATTGTGTACAAAGGCTCTAAGGTCCAAACAACTTCTGCTATTCCATCTCAGGAGCTAGGCTCAGAGGCAGCATTGGAATTTTCAGGAGCGAGAGCAGTAGCGGTGGCCCCACGAGGTAGGACCTCAATAACTCGAGGCTTGTCAATGATCCTAGCTGTCCGGTTTCCCTTTTCCACAATACCAACGATCCATGCTTGGTGACCCTCTCCATACTTGGAAGATTTGATTTCAGAACAAAATCGAGCTGCCTGTTCTCTTGGCAGACAAATCAGTAATCCCCCAGAAGTTTCTGCTGAGGTTCCTTGAAGGAGCCCAAAGCGCCCACTGGCCTTGCTGATAGCAGCCATCTTGGCAATGATTGGCAAATTATGAATGACAAATGACAcctcatttctttgttgtttcgCAAGATTCTGAGAGTGTCCTAGAATGCCAAAGCCTGTGATATCTGTGGCTGCGTGTGCATTAAACGTGTGCATTAGTCCAGCAGCAGTTCTGTTTAGGGTAGCCATATTGAACATGGCTTCCTGATAAGCTAGCTCTACCTCTTCTCTGGAGAccaccatatttattttattccatctttCAGGATTATCCAGCCATTGGTGGGCATTGACAGCAACCTGGGTTCCTAAGGGTTTGGTTAACACGAGCACATCCCCAACAACTGCACTGTCAGGCATTATGAATTCATTGGGCTGACATACCACAGTGGCAACCCCTCCGACGATAATCCAAGGGTTTACTACCGTTTGTCCACCAGTCACCGCAGTACCTCCTTCCTCAGCAGCATCTCGAAAGCCTTTGATCATGAGCGGTGTTATCTTTTCTCGTTCCTCCTCAGTCATACTCTGGCTGACGCTGAGTAACATCAACATGTTGTCACATTCAGTAATACCCATGGCGTAGAGGTCACTCAGCACGTTGGCACAAGCTATGCGCCCCATCATGTAGGGATCTTCCACTAAGGGGTAGAAGAAGTCCGTGGTCTGCACCAGTGACAGGCCCCCGTGCCTCAGGGGTATGACGCAGGAGTCCATCCCAATGCCCAGGGCTGGAATGGTTGGGTTGGGGTCCGCCCCGGCCGCCAGGCCGCCTTCCTGGGCCGCCTCCTCATGGCTTCCGACCAGGCCCAGACCCGACGGGGGCCGAACGTCTGGCCGCGTCAGTCCCGCCAGGAGTTTGAGCAGCGTCTCCTGGGGGACTTTGCAGCCTCAGCCCTTCATGCCGGAGAAGCCCGTCAGCCGCCAGCTcgggctgaggcccagagactggGGCTCGAAGGGCCGGTAGCTCGAGAAGCCGCGGCCCAGAGACAAGCCGGCGGAGCCCGAGCCTTCCGCCGCCGCCACCACCTCTCCGCCGGCGCCCGGCGCCGCCGCTTCCGCCATCACGCCGGCCGggcaaggaggggaagagaggagaggagcgCTCCCTTTTACTTTCTACTCCAGTTAATATGGACTAACAGTCAGATATTACCGCAGAGTCTCCACAGCACGACTCGCGCAGCCAGGTCTCACGCCACACCGCGCGCGCTCCTGGCCTTCCTGGGGGAGGAGCCGCCGGCCTCCCGTACTTATAGCCCTGGTGATTGACAGCCGCGCCATCCAATAACGACTTCACAACCGAGGGCGGGCTTCCTTTCATCTAAAAGATAAATTAC contains:
- the SEPHS2 gene encoding selenide, water dikinase 2 translates to MAEAAAPGAGGEVVAAAEGSGSAGLSLGRGFSSYRPFEPQSLGLSPSWRLTGFSGMKGUGCKVPQETLLKLLAGLTRPDVRPPSGLGLVGSHEEAAQEGGLAAGADPNPTIPALGIGMDSCVIPLRHGGLSLVQTTDFFYPLVEDPYMMGRIACANVLSDLYAMGITECDNMLMLLSVSQSMTEEEREKITPLMIKGFRDAAEEGGTAVTGGQTVVNPWIIVGGVATVVCQPNEFIMPDSAVVGDVLVLTKPLGTQVAVNAHQWLDNPERWNKINMVVSREEVELAYQEAMFNMATLNRTAAGLMHTFNAHAATDITGFGILGHSQNLAKQQRNEVSFVIHNLPIIAKMAAISKASGRFGLLQGTSAETSGGLLICLPREQAARFCSEIKSSKYGEGHQAWIVGIVEKGNRTARIIDKPRVIEVLPRGATATALAPENSNAASEPSS